The DNA sequence CACGCAACTCGATCCTCATGATGTCGGGCGCCGCCGCCTTGATGGCAGTCGTGCTGTCGACCTGGATCGTGATTAATCTGCTGCGCCAGCTGGGCGGCGAGCCGGCGTACGCCACCGAAATCGCGCGCGAGGTCGCCGCCGGCAACCTCGCGCTGGATATTCGCATCAAGGCGAAGGATGAATCCAGCCTGTTGCATGCCATGAAGAGCATGGTGACCAAGCTGTCGCACGTGGTTACCGAAGTCAATGGCGGCGCGCAGGCGCTGGCGAGCGCCTCGGAAGAGGTGAGCGCCACCGCGCAATCGCTGTCGCAGGCATCGAGCGAGCAGGCCGCGGGCGTGGAAGAAACCAGCGCCTCGATCGAGCAGATGACGGCATCGATCTCCCAGAACACCGAGAACGCCAGAGTCACCGACGGCATGGCGGCCAAGGCAGCCAAGGAAGCGATGGAAGGCGGCGAGGCGGTGATGGCCACGGTGGAAGCGATGAACCAGATCGCCAAGAAGATCGGCATCATCGACGACATCGCATACCAGACCAACCTGCTGGCGCTGAATGCGGCGATCGAAGCGGCGCGTGCCGGCGAACACGGCAAGGGGTTCGCGGTGGTGGCGGCGGAAGTGCGCAAGCTGGCCGAGCGCAGCCAGGTGGCGGCGCAGGAAATCGGTGAAGTGGCTTGCAACAGCGTCGGGCTGGCGGAAAAGGCTGGCAAGCTGCTCGACGAGATGGTCCCGAACATCAAGAAGACTTCGGACCTGGTGCAGGAGATCACGGCTGCGTCGGAAGAGCAATCGTCCGGGGTGGGCCAGATCAATGCGGCGGTGGGACAATTGAGCCAGGCCACGCAACAGAATGCATCGAGCTCGGAAGAGCTGGCGGCGACTGCCGAGGAAATGAGCAGCCAGGCTGAACAGCTGCAGCAGCTGATGTCCTTCTTCAAGCTCGACAATTCGGAGCGCGTCGTCGCGGTACAGTCGAAGCACAAGCCGAACGAAGCCTCGTCATTTCGCAAGGCCGTCGGCAAGGGAACGCCAGGTAACGCCGCGCTTGCACCCGCAATAGATGAGGCGAATTTCACCAGGTTCTGACCATTCATCAACACAGGGAGGCAACATGTTGAAGCAAATGAAACTGGAAACACGCCTGCAACTCGGGTTCGGCATTCTGGTGATGTTGGCGATCATGCTTGGTGTGGTTGCCTTCATCAACCTATCCGCGATGAATGTGCAATGGAAGGCGGTCGAGTCGGTCACGATGGCGAAAAAGGATGCGGTGCTGGCCGGCGAAACAGCGCTTGGCAATACCATCCATAATTTCAAGAACTATCTGATCCGCGGCGGCGAGTACAACAAGAAGTTCGCCGCCGAGCTGGAGGCGATCGACAAGGCTGCCGACGACTATCGTGCAATCGGCAACCTGCAGCAAGAAGAGCTGGCGCTGCTGAGCGAAATCCACAATTCCACCAAGCTCTACATCGACAGCATGGGGCAGCTGGTCGCGATGCGCGAGAAGGGCTCCACCGTTGCCGAGATGGATGCGGCCATCAAGGGCGCCGACAAGCCGATCTACGCCGCCTTGCAGCGTTTGCTGGCGCTTAACGCCAGCGAAACGAAGGCGCAGTCTGAGCGCATGACGGCAGCCGCCGAAACGGCCAAGCGCTGGGTCCTGTCATTCGGCGCGGCCATCGTGGTGATCGGTCTGCTCATGGCGTTCTGGATGTCGCGCAGCCTAGTGCAGATTTCGCAGATTGCACGCGAGGTGCGCGCCGTCGTCGATTCTCTGGCCAGTGCGTCCGACGAGGTGAGCGCGACCGCGCAGTCGCTGTCGCAGGCATCGAGCGAACAGGCCGCCGGCGTGGAAGAAACCAGCGCGTCGATCGAACAGATGACGGCGTCGATCTCGCAGAATACCGAAAACGCGAAAGTCACCGACGGCATGGCAACCAAGGCGGCGCGGGAAGCGATGGAGGGCGGCGAGGCGGTGAAGGCGACCGCCGCGGCGATGAACCAGATTGCGAAGAAGATTTCCATCATCGACGACATCGCGTACCAGACCAACCTGCTGGCGCTGAATGCGGCGATCGAGGCGGCGCGTGCCGGCGAACACGGCAAGGGCTTCGCAGTGGTGGCGGCGGAAGTGCGCAAGCTGGCCGAGCGCAGCCAGGTGGCGGCGCAGGAAATCGGCGAGGTGGCGACCAATAGCGTGGAACTGGCGGAAAAGGCTGGCAAGCTGCTCGACGAGATGGTTCCGAGCATTAAGAAGACTTCCGACCTGGTGCAGGAAATCGCGGCGGCTTCCGAAGAGCAGGCGTCCGGCGTGGGCCAGATCAACGGCGCGGTCGGCCAGTTGAGCCAGACCGCGCAACAGAATGCGTCGAGCTCGGAAGAGCTGGCGGCAACTGCCGAGGAAATGAGCAGTCAGGCAGAACAGTTGCGCCAACTGATGGCCTTCTTCAAGACCGAGGGCGGCAAGGCTGCGGAGCCGGTTGCGCAAATGCCGGCTGGCAGAACCAATCCGGCAGCGGCCAGGAGCGGCGCCCGGACGGCGCGCAATCCCGGGTTGCCGCTGCAGGCCGGACCGGACGAGACGAATTTTTCCAGATTCTAAAGAGGAAAGACATGGGCGAGTTGATTCAGACTGGCAGCAGGCAGGCGGGCGTGGCGAGCGCGGCGGCGGACGACCACGCGCAATACCTGACCTTCATGCTGGGCGGGGAAGTGTTCGCGATCGGCATCCTGGCGGTGAAGGAAATCATCGAGTACGGCGGCGTGACGACGGTGCCGATGATGCCTGACTGTATACGCGGGGTGATCAACCTGCGCGGTGCGGTGGTGCCGGTGATGGACTTGTCGTCGCGCTTCGGGCGGCGGGCCACGGAAGTCGGCAAGCGCACCTGCATCGTGATCGTGGAGATCGAGGCGGGCGGCGAGCAGCAGGTGGTGGGGGTGATGGTCGATGCGGTCAACGCGGTGCTGGAGATTCCGGCGTCGCAGATCGAACCGGCGCCAAGCTTTGGCGCGCAGATCCGCACCGACTTCATCGCCGGCATGGGCAAGGTGGGCGGCAAGTTCGTCATCCTGCTCAACGTCGACAACGTGCTGTCGGCGCAAGAAGTGGGGGCGCTGGCGGAATTGGCGGTGGATTAAGGAAGCCCGATTTCGCGTCGGCCGAAGAGGAGGGAATAAGGGCGAGAAAACAAGGCAACAAGACAATAATGGATGTGAACCCGCAGTGTCGTGGAAATGACGCGCGGTCATGGTGGCGGATTGGAAGTTGGGATTGGAGACAATATGTTTAAAAGTATGAAAATCGGCACCCGTCTGGGTGCCGGATTTGGCGCGCTGGTTGTCTTGATGATGATGATGACGACTATCGGCATGCTCAAGCTGAGCAGCATGAATGACTCGCTGCATGACATCGTCAGCGACAAATGGCCCAAGACGGTAACGGCCAACGAGCTGAGCAAAAGCGCCGACGGCATCGCCATCGCAATACGCAACATGCTGCTCACGCCAAACAAGGATGACCAGAAAAAGCAGGTCGAGCACATCCTGGAACTCCGTAAAACCGGCGCGGAAAAGTTCGGGGAGCTGGCCAGGCTCATCGCCCTGCCGCGTGGCGAGGAGCTCCTGAAAATAGTCAAGACAGAGCGCGAGCGCTATGTTGCTGGACAGGAAAAGATCGTCAAGCTGGCCGAGGAGGGAAAGTTCGATGAGGCCAAGCTTTTCCTCGTCAATGAACTGCGCCCGATTCTGGCGGCATACCAGGCAAGCATTAATGAGATGATCAAGTTCCAGAGCGGCCTGGTCGATGCGGCTGGCAAGACGGCCGCAGAGCAATATAGCTCCACGCGCACATTAATGTTTGCGCTCTCGGCCATTTCCCTTCTGCTGGCGCTTGTCACGGCCTGGTGGATTACACGCGGCATTACCCAGCCCTTGGGCCAGGCGGTGCAGGCCGCCAACAAGCTTGAAGCCGGCGACCTGTCTATCACGATTGCGTCGACGTCCGGCGATGAAACCGGCCAGCTCTTGCGTGCCATGCGGAATATGGTGGGAAAGCTCACACAAGTGATCGATGGACAAAAGCGCGTAGTGGAAGCTGCCAACCGCGGCAACTTCGATGCGCGCATCGAGCTGAATGGATTGCAGGGGTTCCAGAAAGAGATGGGTGAGGGCCTGAACCAGCTGGTGACGACCACCGGTGCGAGCATCGAGGATGTGGTGCGGGTGATGGGCGCCATGTCCGAGGGGGACCTGACCAAGCGCATCGACAAGTCATACGAAGGCGAGTTCGGCAAGTTGAAGGAATACGCCAACAACACGGTCGACAAGCTGTCGCAGGTGGTGGCAGATGTCAACGGTGCGGCTGACGCGCTGGCCAGCGCTTCGGAAGAAGTTAGCGCAACGGCGCAGTCGCTGTCGCAGTCGGCAAGCGAACAGGCGGCCGGGGTGGAGGAAACCAGCGCCTCGATCGAGCAGATGACGTCATCGATTGCGCAAAACACCGAGAACGCGAAAGTCACCGATGGCATGGCGGCGAAGGCGGCCCAGGAAGCGGCAGAAGGCGGCGAGGCAGTCAAGGAAACGGTATCGGCGATGAATCAGATTGCCAAGAAGATCGGCATCATCGACGACATCGCCTATCAGACCAACCTGCTGGCCTTGAATGCGGCGATCGAGGCGGCGCGCGCCGGCGAGCATGGCAAGGGGTTCGCGGTGGTGGCGGCGGAAGTGAGGAAGCTGGCCGAGCGCAGCCAGGTGGCGGCGCAGGAAATCGGCGAAGTGGCGACCAACAGCGTGGCCCTGGCGGAAAAGGCGGGCAAGCTGCTTGACGAGATGGTGCCGAGTATCAAGAAGACGTCGGACCTGGTGCAGGAAATCACGGCGGCATCCGAAGAGCAGTCTTCCGGAGTGGGGCAGATCAACGCGGCGGTGAATCAGCTCAGTCAGACCACGCAGCAGAATGCATCGAGCTCGGAAGAGCTGGCGGCGACCGCCGAAGAGATGAGCGGGCAAGCCGAGCAGCTGCAGCAGACAATGGCGTTTTTCAAGCTGCAGGGTGGACAAAGCATGCGGGCGACCGCCGAGGGGAAAGCATTCAAGGCCGCAGCGATGAAGCCGGGCACTGCGAAAAAAATCATCGGCCAGACGGTTTCCGCCGTCGGCATGCCGGATGAAACCCACTTCACCCGTTTTTAAGAGGTGAAACCATGGCCGAGTTGATTCAGACTGGCAGCAGGCAGGCGGGCGTGGCGAGCGCGGCGGCGGACGACCACGCGCAATACCTGACCTTCATGCTGGGCGGGGAAGTGTTCGCGATCGGCATCCTGGCGGTGAAGGAAATCATCGAGTACGGCGGCGTGACGGCGGTGCCGATGATGCCTGACTGTATACGCGGGGTGATCAACCTGCGCGGCGCGGTGGTGCCGGTGATGGACTTGTCGTCGCGCTTCGGGCGGCGGGCCACGGAAGTCGGCAAGCGCACCTGCATCGTGATCGTGGAGATCGAGGCGGGCGGCGAGCAGCAGGTGGTGGGGGTGATGGTCGATGCGGTCAACGCGGTGCTGGAGATTCCGGCGTCGCAGATCGAACCGGCGCCGAGCTTTGGCGCGAAGATCCGCACTGACTTCATCGCCGGCATGGGCAAGGTGGGCGGCAAGTTCGTCATCCTGCTCAACGTCGACAACGTGCTGTCGGCGGAGGAGGTAGGTGCGCTGGTTGAGCTTGCCGCGGACGCGCCAAGCGTCGCATAAGGAAGGCCCCGCTCCCGCAGACGGGAGCAGGGCGAAGAAACAGAGGTAGCAGTGTCAAACATCGTCGCAATCACCGATCAGGAATTCACCCAGTTCCAGCGTTTCATCTACGATGCAGCCGGCATCAGCCTGTCGCCGGCCAAGAAGGCGCTGGTCAGCGGAAGGCTGGCCAAGCGCGTGCAGCACTGTCATCTGAACAGTTACGGCGATTACTTCCGCCTGCTCGCGAGTGGCAAGGCCGATGCCGAGGTGCAGATGGCAGTCGACCTGCTGACCACCAACGAGACTTATTTTTTCCGCGAGCCGAAGCATTTCGACCTGCTGCGCGAGCAGGCGCGTGCCATGCGCATGCGCGGCCAGCCGCTGCGCGTGTGGAGCGCGGCCTGCTCCAGCGGCGAGGAGGTGTACAGCATCGCGATGGTGCTGGCGGATGTGATGGAAGAAGGGCAGTGGGACGTGATCGGCTCGGACATCAGCACGCGCGTGCTGACACGGGCGCGTACCGGCCACTATCCATTGGAGCGCACCACGCATGTCCCGATGAGCTACCTGCGGCGCTTCTGCCTGAAGGGAACCGGCAGCGAGCAGGGAACGCTGCTGGTCGAGCGTGGCCTGCGCAGCCGCGTGCAGTTCCTGCAGGTGAACCTGAACGCGCCGCTGCCGCAGCTCGGCACCTTCGACGTGATCTTCCTGCGTAATGTGATGATCTACTTTAACGGCGCCACGAAACAGCAGGTCGTGGCGCGCGTGCTGTCGCTGCTCAGGCCGGGCGGGCTCTTCTTCATCGGCCATTCGGAAAGCCTGCATGGCGTCACCGACCTGGTGCAGCCGGTGATGCCGTCCGTCTACCGCAAGTCCTGAACACATGACGAAGAAAGCGGTGATCGACGTCTTCCTGCAGCCGGGCGAGTATTTCGTCGGCGATGCCGATTACCGCATCCGCACGCTGCTCGGCTCCTGCGTTTCGATCACGCTCTGGCATCCGGTCGCCAAGGTGGGCGCGATGTCCCACTTTTTGCTGGCGCGGCGCCCGGCACGGCCGGCAGTCGAGCTCGACGCGCGTTACGGCGAGGAAGCGATGTGGTTGATGCTGCGCGAACTGGACCGTGCCGGCGTGGCGCCGTCGGAATGCCAGGGCAAGGTCTTCGGCGGCGGCGACATGTTCCCGGGGAATATGCGGACCGCCGGGATCAACGTGGGTAAGAAAAACGGCGTAATGGCGCGCGACCTGTTGTATTCGCACGGCATTTCCATCGTGTCCGAAAGCCTGTTCGGCGTCGGTCACCGCCAAATCATTTTCGATGTAAGCAGCGGCAACGTCTGGTCGCGCCAGATCAAGCCTGCCTGAAGCAACCTGTAGAAGAGATACTGCGCATGGACAGCATCAAAGTATTGGTCGTGGACGATTCCGCCGTGGTGCGCCAGGTAATGACCGCCTTGCTCGATGCCGCGCCCGGCATCAAGGTTATCCACGCGGTGGCCGACCCGCTTTTGGCGATGGAACGCATGAAGATGCAGTGGCCGGACGTGATCGTGCTGGACGTGGAAATGCCGCGCATGGACGGCATCACCTTCCTGAAGAAGATCATGAGCGAGCGCCCCACGCCGGTGGTGATCTGCTCGACGCTCACCGAAAAGGGGGCGCAAACGACGATGGAGGCGCTGGCCGCCGGGGCGGTGGCGATCATCACCAAGCCCAGGCTCGGGCTCAAGCAGTTCCTGAACGACAGCACCGATGAGTTGATCGGCGCCGTGCGCGCCGCCGCCCGCGCCAATGTGAAACGGTTGGTCTCGCGCCAGCATGCGCCATTGCCGGTGGTGGCCAAGCACAGCGCCGACGTGATCCTGGCGCCCGCCGACGGCAACGCGATGACGCAGACCACCGAGCGGGTGGTGGCGATAGGCACTTCCACCGGCGGCACCCAGGCGCTGGAAGAAGTGCTGACTGCGCTGCCGCGCGTGTCGCCGGGGATCGTGATCGTGCAGCACATGCCGGAAAAATTCACCGCCGCCTTTGCTGACCGCCTCAACAGCATCTGCCAGATCGAGGTCAGGGAAGCGCAGAACAACGACCGAGTGCTGCCGGGCCGCGCGCTGATCGCCCCCGGCGGCAAGCACATGCTGATGCGCCGCAACGGCGCGCAGTACTACGTCGAAGTGGTCGACGGCCCGCTGGTCAACCGGCACCGGCCCTCGGTCGATGTGCTGTTCCGCTCGGTGGCGAAAGCGGCCGGCGCCAACGCGCTGGGCGTCATCATGACCGGCATGGGCGACGACGGCGCGGCCGGCCTCCTGGAGATGAAAAAGGCCGGCGCGCGCACCGTGGCGCAGGATGAGCAGAGTTGCGTGGTGTATGGCATGCCGAAGGAAGCGGTCAAGCGCGGCGCGGTGGAAAAGACCGTGCCCCTGAACGCGATCGACAAGGAAATTCTTCAGCAGCTGGCGAAGTTCGCCGGGTGACGGCGGCCGGGGGTTGCGCCGGCCTGGGCTTACGCCGCAGCCTGTTTGAGGGCGGAGGCAAGCAGCTTGTCCGTCTTCATGATGTGGTTGATCAGCCAGTTGCGCAGGAAGCCGGATACCTGAACGGACAGCATGCCGTTGCCGGCATTGAATTTCGCCTGTAAATCGACCACCTCCTTGATCAGCTTGTCGTGTTCCTGCTTGTGCGCGGCGAAGTCGGCATAGCGGATTTTTTGCATGTGGTCTTCTTCACGCTTGAAGTGTTCGCGCGTATAGCGGATCAGTTCGTCGAGGATTTTTCCCAGGATATTCTTGCCCTGGCCTTGCGCCATGGCTTCGTGAAGCTGATTTAACAGGCTGATGAGCTTTTGATGGTCGCTATCGATAAATGAATTTCCGACCTGTAATTCATCAGTCCATGCAAAGTACGCCATATCTTTCTCCATGTTGAGCGATTTCACACCCGGCATCGGATCAAGAATCCGGGCTTTTCTTGACTAAAATCAAGCGGAAGTGACAGTACGCGACCTTGGAAGAGGGAAAAACCCCCTGTTTATGGGATATCCGGAAATGCTTGACTCATGTCAAGACGCTTGATGCGGGAGCCAAGGGCATGCGCTTTCAAGGGCGCGGTCCAAGAGGGAGGAAGTGAGCACACCCCTGACTGGCTGCATCGAACAGGCAAGCCAGGGATTGAATGCGCGCTTGCCGGCGCTTGTGATAAACGCGTGCCAAGCCTTAATCGGCGTTGCCCGCCTCGCCGGGCTTGCCGGCGATCAGGATCGGCGCACCGGAGGCAGTCAGCCGATAGATCGCCTGGTCGAATGGATCGGCGAGGTACAGGTTGCTATTCTTGTCCGCCGCAATGCCGGGATTGACGGCAAAATCGGCCGCAATCTGGCGCGGCGTGTCATCCCCGTTGGGAAAGCCGTTCAAGACGGTGGTCACCGTTCCATCCGCTGCCAGCTTGCCGACCTTCATCGCGGTCGCGAGCAGGCTGCCAGCCGTGGTTGCCGTGCCATAGCGGGCGCCTGTCAGAAAGAGGTTTCCTGTCGCATCGAAGGCCATTTTCCCGGATACGTAAATGTCGTCGACCGGCCGGTGCACGACGCCTGGCGACGGTGCGTTCGCCTCCGATTGTGCCGACAGCGGTACGAGGTCGACATGGCTCACGTTGATGCCGCTGCCGTCGGCGGAAACCGCCGGGCCGCCCGCGGCAGAAACGCCGACGGCCAGGTTCCCCGCGGCGTCGCTGGCGATATGGGTGACGCTGCCGAAAGAGTTGACGTAGTACACGCCGGTTTCCGAATTGTCTGCGTTGAGGCGGCTGATCCGGAAGATATTCCTGTACTCCAGCAGCACATAAACGCGTTCCTGGCCATCGATGGCAATGTCGAGCGGAGCATAGCTTCCCGGCGATTGTGGGTAGCTTTTTACCAGCGTCTTGCCGCCATCGGCCCCGACCTTGTAAATATCGGTGCCGGTCAGAATGAATAATTGCCCGGAGGGGCTGATGGCCAGCGTGGTCCTGGCGGCATAGCTGCCGGGAAGCGTGCTGACATCGCCATTGGCGGCGATCTTGCGCACAGCCTGGTTGCCGCGGTCCATCACGAACAGGTTGCCTGCATTGTCGGCCACGATATCGCTCGGCAAGTTGAACCGCGCCGTGGCATCCAGCTGAAACGCGGTATTCTCGGTGGCGGAACCGCTGTTGCCGGCGGGCGTCGATCCGGCTTGCGGGCTCGACGGCTGGGTGCCGGTGGTGTCGCCCCCACTTCCGCTGGGTGTCGAACCCGGCGCGGCAGGCGTGTTGCCGCTGCTGCTGGTGCCGCCGCCGAATGGTCCGGCCGGTGTTGAATCGCCACCGCCGCCGCACGCGGCCAGTAGGAGGGCAAGGGAGATGGATATCGCTTTTCTGGCGTGAAGCGGCATGGGGACCTCGCTGGCTGGAAGCTTGCTGGTAATGGCAGCGCATTGCAGGTAACTGCAGCCCGGCAGGAAAACGAGTTCGCATCCCCGAGCATCAGTTCAGACGATGAACAGGCTTCGGTGTTCGCGGACTATTCCCGCTGCATGACTCCGCGTTGGGATAAATCAATCCAATTTCCCGGAAACTTTTTCGTGCGATGGACAACCTGAACAAGCAAGCCCATCTCTCCGACAAAGACTCCATGAAAGCGCTCATACGCCTGTCTGTGGTCATCTACACCGTCATCACCGTCTTCTTCGTCGGCGCCGCCCTGGTGCTAATCGTCATCAGCGCCAACACCGGGTGGCATGCCTTGCAGCAGGACGGCCTGAGCCCGCAAGGCGCGATGGGGGTGATCGAGGCGGTCGGCCTGCTGGCGGTGGCCGTGGTGGCGGTCCAGATCGCGCAGACCATCGGCGAGGAGGAAGTCATCCGCTCCGCGCACGTCAGCGCGCCGACGCGGGTGCGGCGCTATCTATCGCGCTTCATGGTGGTCATCGTGGTTGCGCTGGCCGTCGAGGGGATGGTGGCGGCTTTCAAGGCGGTGCATGAAAGCATTGCCTTGCTGCCGCATGCGGCCAGCATCCTGGGCGCGGTCGGCGTGCTTCTGGCTGGCTGGGGCGTATTCGTGCGGCTGAACCGCTTCGCCGAAGAACTGGAGCCGGAGGCGATGCGGGATGCCAAACAGGAAGACAGCAAGCTGCAGTAGCGGCGCGTGCCCGTCGCTCAGGCACGCCTGGTCGCGACGAGCTTCAGTTCCTGCCGCCGGGCGGGGCCGGACGCCGGCGCGCTTGTTGCGGTGGATGCGGGCGCTGCGGCCAGCTTGAACACGCCGACCAGCCGCTCCAGCTGCCCTGCCTGGTCCTGCAGCGATTCGGAGGCGGCCGCCGCCTGCTCCACCAGCGCCGCGTTCTGCTGGGTCACGGCGTCCATCTCGATGAGCGCTTGGTTGACCTGCTCGATGCCGGCGGTCTGCTCGGTGCCGGCTGCGGCGATTTCGCCCATGATGTCGGTCACGTGCTTGATGCTGACGACGACTTCCTGCATGGTGGCGCCTGCCCGGTGCACCAGTGTGGTGCCATCCCGGACCTGCTCGACCGAGCCGCCGATCAGCGCCTTGATTTCCTTGGCAGCGGCCGCCGAGCGTTGCGCCAGGTTGCGCACTTCGGACGCCACCACCGCGAAGCCGCGCCCCTGCTCGCCGGCGCGGGCCGCTTCCACCGCCGCGTTCAACGCCAGGATATTGGTCTGGAAGGCGATGCCGTCGATCACGCCGATGATGTCGAAGATCTTGCGCGAGGACTCGCTGATCCGGTCCATGGTTTCCACCACGCGCGCTACCGCAGCGCCCCCCTTGGCCGCCACTTCCGACGCGGACTCGGCCAGCTGGTTGGCTTGCCGCGCGTGCTCGGCATTTTGCCTGACCGCGCCGGTCAGGCGTTCCATCGAGGCGGCGGTCTTGTCGAGCGAGCCGGCCTGCAGCTCGGTGCGCGATGCCAAGTCCGCGTTGCCGCTGGCAATGTCGCGCGATGCGCCGTAAATCGCGTCGCTGCCTTCGCGTACCTGGCGCACGATGCCCACCAGGCTGTCGTTCATGTCCTTTAGCGCCTGCAGCAGGGTGCCGATTTCATCGTGCGAATCGATCGTGATGTCCTGGGTCAGGTCGCCGGTGGCGATGCCGCGCGCCACCTGCACGCCTTTTTCCAGCGGCTTGGTGACGACGCGGTGAATGAAGGGATAGATCAGCAGCAGCACCGGAATGCAGGTGATGACGGCGGCCAGGATCGATTTCAGGCGCTGCTGCGCGAGGCCGGCGTTGACGTGGTCGAGCGAGAGCTTCATGCTGACCGCGCCCAATACCGTGTTTTCCGGCACCTGGTGGCAGGCGGTGCAGTCCTTGCCGAGCGAGTTCTTCTTCGCCAGCGCGGGGCGCACCGCGCGCAGGTATTCGCCGCGGCTGTCGGACTCGATTTGCACGACTTCCCTGCCGCTTTGCAATACCTTGAGTTCGGCCTCGTCCGGTGTGAACTGATCCTTGGCATTGCCCGCGCCAAACACCTTGCTGACCGCGTCGCCGCGGATCACGCGCAGGTCGCGGATGGTGCCCAGCTGCTT is a window from the Noviherbaspirillum sp. UKPF54 genome containing:
- a CDS encoding methyl-accepting chemotaxis protein, whose translation is MKSRISNRNIWVQLLLTIGVALLVVWSGVIVWQDHVYRKAAIEQANDFSLSMHDATMAGLTGMMVTGTVQQRDVFLDQVKQLGTIRDLRVIRGDAVSKVFGAGNAKDQFTPDEAELKVLQSGREVVQIESDSRGEYLRAVRPALAKKNSLGKDCTACHQVPENTVLGAVSMKLSLDHVNAGLAQQRLKSILAAVITCIPVLLLIYPFIHRVVTKPLEKGVQVARGIATGDLTQDITIDSHDEIGTLLQALKDMNDSLVGIVRQVREGSDAIYGASRDIASGNADLASRTELQAGSLDKTAASMERLTGAVRQNAEHARQANQLAESASEVAAKGGAAVARVVETMDRISESSRKIFDIIGVIDGIAFQTNILALNAAVEAARAGEQGRGFAVVASEVRNLAQRSAAAAKEIKALIGGSVEQVRDGTTLVHRAGATMQEVVVSIKHVTDIMGEIAAAGTEQTAGIEQVNQALIEMDAVTQQNAALVEQAAAASESLQDQAGQLERLVGVFKLAAAPASTATSAPASGPARRQELKLVATRRA